A region from the Triticum aestivum cultivar Chinese Spring chromosome 3D, IWGSC CS RefSeq v2.1, whole genome shotgun sequence genome encodes:
- the LOC123078229 gene encoding uncharacterized protein isoform X3, producing MPHFFPSIIVGRIYSSRVGRQHHSGHESPPPLLYLDGDDSPLCSLCSRRGLTWRSCSNRRDVERELKYVSASTSRSTARDKMCWDSPPSRPRRRLEAPADELQRGWRHPHCSASASTSPSNIISCSSPPLSPVDADAVHHITILSGWRCGWTMILWWWTTAVVIAFFTSSSYVSVVMFFPFCLVSRVVGLLLPVSEGDPFPVVVVVVRPPMLWIIPEQNAPLFPDLHSRKDMHRCPGFVVQETADPLLQWCTVLPQKGFEDAT from the exons ATGCCTCACTTTTTTCCGTCAATCATTGTCGGCCGCATATACTCCTCCCGTGTGGGCAGACAGCATCACAGCGGTCATGAATCCCCACCACCCCTACTCTATCTTGATGGAGACGACTCTCCTTTGTGTAGTCTTTGTTCCCGTCGAGGCCTCACTTGGAGAAGCTGCTCCAATCGGCGGGATGTGGAGAGGGAACTGAAGTACGTGAGCGCCTCGACCTCGAGGTCGACAGCCCGTGACAAGATGTGTTGGGATTCGCCGCCATCACGACCTAGACGGCGTTTGGAAGCCCCGGCCGACGAGCTACAGCGTGGCTGGCGCCACCCGCACTGCTCGGCCTCCGCCTCCACATCGCCATCGAACATCATCTCCTGCTCCTCCCCACCTCTGTCCCCCGTGGATGCGGACGCTGTTCACCACATCACCATCCTCTCCG GTTGGAGATGCGGCTGGACTATGATCCTTTGGTGGTGGACGACTGCAGTTGTGATTGCCTTTTTTACTTCCTCTTCTTATGTATCAGTTGTGATGTTCTTCCCTTTTTGTCTTGTAAGCAGAGTAGTTGGCTTGTTGCTGCCTGTTTCAGAAGGAGATCCTTttcctgttgttgttgttgttgtgcgtCCACCCATGTTGTGGATCATTCCAG AGCAAAATGCGCCACTTTTTCCTGATCTGCACAGCCGAAAGGACATGCATCGTTGTCCAGGATTCGTTGTCCAGGAGACAGCTGACCCTTTGCTGCAGTGGTGCACAG TACTACCCCAGAAAGGATTCGAGGATGCCACATAG
- the LOC123078229 gene encoding uncharacterized protein isoform X2 codes for MPHFFPSIIVGRIYSSRVGRQHHSGHESPPPLLYLDGDDSPLCSLCSRRGLTWRSCSNRRDVERELKYVSASTSRSTARDKMCWDSPPSRPRRRLEAPADELQRGWRHPHCSASASTSPSNIISCSSPPLSPVDADAVHHITILSGWRCGWTMILWWWTTAVVIAFFTSSSYVSVVMFFPFCLVSRVVGLLLPVSEGDPFPVVVVVVRPPMLWIIPEQNAPLFPDLHSRKDMHRCPGFVVQETADPLLQWCTAVLPQKGFEDAT; via the exons ATGCCTCACTTTTTTCCGTCAATCATTGTCGGCCGCATATACTCCTCCCGTGTGGGCAGACAGCATCACAGCGGTCATGAATCCCCACCACCCCTACTCTATCTTGATGGAGACGACTCTCCTTTGTGTAGTCTTTGTTCCCGTCGAGGCCTCACTTGGAGAAGCTGCTCCAATCGGCGGGATGTGGAGAGGGAACTGAAGTACGTGAGCGCCTCGACCTCGAGGTCGACAGCCCGTGACAAGATGTGTTGGGATTCGCCGCCATCACGACCTAGACGGCGTTTGGAAGCCCCGGCCGACGAGCTACAGCGTGGCTGGCGCCACCCGCACTGCTCGGCCTCCGCCTCCACATCGCCATCGAACATCATCTCCTGCTCCTCCCCACCTCTGTCCCCCGTGGATGCGGACGCTGTTCACCACATCACCATCCTCTCCG GTTGGAGATGCGGCTGGACTATGATCCTTTGGTGGTGGACGACTGCAGTTGTGATTGCCTTTTTTACTTCCTCTTCTTATGTATCAGTTGTGATGTTCTTCCCTTTTTGTCTTGTAAGCAGAGTAGTTGGCTTGTTGCTGCCTGTTTCAGAAGGAGATCCTTttcctgttgttgttgttgttgtgcgtCCACCCATGTTGTGGATCATTCCAG AGCAAAATGCGCCACTTTTTCCTGATCTGCACAGCCGAAAGGACATGCATCGTTGTCCAGGATTCGTTGTCCAGGAGACAGCTGACCCTTTGCTGCAGTGGTGCACAG CAGTACTACCCCAGAAAGGATTCGAGGATGCCACATAG
- the LOC123078229 gene encoding uncharacterized protein isoform X1, whose translation MPHFFPSIIVGRIYSSRVGRQHHSGHESPPPLLYLDGDDSPLCSLCSRRGLTWRSCSNRRDVERELKYVSASTSRSTARDKMCWDSPPSRPRRRLEAPADELQRGWRHPHCSASASTSPSNIISCSSPPLSPVDADAVHHITILSGWRCGWTMILWWWTTAVVIAFFTSSSYVSVVMFFPFCLVSRVVGLLLPVSEGDPFPVVVVVVRPPMLWIIPEQNAPLFPDLHSRKDMHRCPGFVVQETADPLLQWCTGKPPLAPIYFSKSMGTC comes from the exons ATGCCTCACTTTTTTCCGTCAATCATTGTCGGCCGCATATACTCCTCCCGTGTGGGCAGACAGCATCACAGCGGTCATGAATCCCCACCACCCCTACTCTATCTTGATGGAGACGACTCTCCTTTGTGTAGTCTTTGTTCCCGTCGAGGCCTCACTTGGAGAAGCTGCTCCAATCGGCGGGATGTGGAGAGGGAACTGAAGTACGTGAGCGCCTCGACCTCGAGGTCGACAGCCCGTGACAAGATGTGTTGGGATTCGCCGCCATCACGACCTAGACGGCGTTTGGAAGCCCCGGCCGACGAGCTACAGCGTGGCTGGCGCCACCCGCACTGCTCGGCCTCCGCCTCCACATCGCCATCGAACATCATCTCCTGCTCCTCCCCACCTCTGTCCCCCGTGGATGCGGACGCTGTTCACCACATCACCATCCTCTCCG GTTGGAGATGCGGCTGGACTATGATCCTTTGGTGGTGGACGACTGCAGTTGTGATTGCCTTTTTTACTTCCTCTTCTTATGTATCAGTTGTGATGTTCTTCCCTTTTTGTCTTGTAAGCAGAGTAGTTGGCTTGTTGCTGCCTGTTTCAGAAGGAGATCCTTttcctgttgttgttgttgttgtgcgtCCACCCATGTTGTGGATCATTCCAG AGCAAAATGCGCCACTTTTTCCTGATCTGCACAGCCGAAAGGACATGCATCGTTGTCCAGGATTCGTTGTCCAGGAGACAGCTGACCCTTTGCTGCAGTGGTGCACAGGTAAACCTCCTTTGGCCCCCATCTATTTCTCTAAATCAATGGGCACTTGTTAA